A single region of the candidate division WOR-3 bacterium genome encodes:
- a CDS encoding pyruvate ferredoxin oxidoreductase has product MEIKVSGFGGQGIIRIGMILGKAAALNDNKSATLTQSFGPEARGGACSAQLVVSETEILYPYLTVPDIVIAMSQEAYEKFEPELKDDGILLLEEDLVKPHPVRGNIKQYAIPATRIAEKLGNRLYANFVMIGFIVAITKMVPKQALLDAIPGTVPDRLLQKNIDALEQGFTIGEQKLAASK; this is encoded by the coding sequence ATGGAGATCAAGGTTTCCGGCTTCGGCGGACAGGGCATTATCCGCATCGGCATGATCCTCGGCAAGGCGGCCGCGCTAAATGACAACAAGAGCGCCACCCTGACTCAGAGCTTCGGCCCCGAGGCGCGCGGCGGCGCCTGCTCGGCCCAGTTGGTGGTATCCGAGACCGAGATTCTCTACCCGTACCTGACCGTACCGGACATAGTCATCGCCATGTCGCAGGAGGCGTACGAGAAGTTCGAGCCGGAACTGAAAGACGACGGCATCCTGCTCCTCGAGGAAGACCTGGTGAAACCGCACCCGGTGCGCGGCAACATCAAGCAGTACGCCATCCCCGCTACCCGCATCGCGGAGAAGCTCGGCAACCGCCTTTATGCCAACTTTGTGATGATCGGCTTCATCGTCGCCATCACGAAGATGGTGCCGAAACAGGCCCTGCTCGACGCCATCCCCGGCACAGTTCCCGACCGCCTGCTCCAGAAGAACATCGACGCCCTGGAACAGGGCTTCACCATCGGCGAGCAGAAGCTCGCTGCGTCCAAGTAG
- a CDS encoding 2-oxoacid:ferredoxin oxidoreductase subunit beta, whose protein sequence is MNPNQLLGKRGTTDSHPMEGFLRMDRMPHIWCSTCGLGTCLTAFIAAAQESAIPREDIVVVSGIGCTGRAAGYLKYDSFHTTHGRALPYATGLKVASPRLKVCVISGDGDLVSIGGNHLIHAARRNMDMTVICVNNFNYAMTGGQAAPSTPQGASATTAPYGAFERPFNFPFLVDSCGATYVARWTALHVRQLTIAIKEALLHRGFSFIEVISPCPTVYGRRNRLGSGLDLMKFYHDHSITKNFASTRECDIKFQQDIIVGKFVQRDEPTFLDAMDAQMKKTLGAKFVPYVGPMDPARDMTESSHDSDRVPKPK, encoded by the coding sequence ATGAATCCTAACCAACTGCTCGGCAAGCGCGGCACCACCGACTCCCACCCGATGGAGGGTTTCCTCCGCATGGACCGGATGCCCCACATCTGGTGCTCAACCTGCGGCCTTGGCACCTGCCTGACCGCGTTCATCGCCGCGGCGCAGGAAAGCGCCATCCCGCGCGAAGACATCGTAGTAGTCTCCGGCATCGGTTGTACCGGACGTGCTGCCGGCTATCTGAAGTACGACTCCTTCCATACTACCCACGGCCGCGCCCTGCCCTATGCGACCGGCCTCAAGGTAGCCAGCCCGCGCCTCAAGGTGTGCGTTATCTCGGGCGACGGCGACCTCGTATCCATCGGCGGCAACCACCTCATCCATGCCGCCCGCCGCAACATGGACATGACCGTCATCTGCGTGAACAACTTCAACTACGCCATGACCGGCGGGCAGGCCGCACCGTCCACGCCCCAGGGTGCGTCTGCCACCACGGCGCCCTACGGCGCCTTCGAGCGGCCGTTCAACTTTCCGTTCCTGGTGGACTCGTGCGGTGCGACCTATGTCGCCCGCTGGACCGCGCTCCACGTCCGCCAGTTGACGATAGCCATCAAGGAGGCCCTGCTCCACCGCGGCTTCTCGTTCATTGAAGTCATCTCCCCGTGCCCGACCGTCTACGGCCGGCGCAACCGGCTCGGGTCCGGCCTCGACCTGATGAAGTTCTACCATGACCACTCCATAACCAAGAACTTCGCGAGCACGCGCGAGTGTGACATCAAGTTCCAGCAGGACATCATCGTTGGCAAGTTCGTACAGAGAGACGAGCCGACCTTTCTCGACGCGATGGACGCCCAGATGAAGAAGACGCTCGGCGCGAAGTTCGTGCCCTACGTCGGCCCGATGGACCCGGCGCGGGACATGACCGAATCGTCCCACGATTCGGATCGTGTCCCAAAGCCCAAGTAA
- the sucC gene encoding ADP-forming succinate--CoA ligase subunit beta: MKIHEYQAKEVFAAFGIPVPRERVAARSDEAASLARELGMPVVIKAQVLVGGRGKAGGVKKVESHDQVESVAGSIIGMDIKGLRVNKVLVSECVDIRSEAYVGIVVDRATRAPVLMASAAGGVEIEEVAKATPEKILKTAIDPAAGLLGFQARNIGMALYGDAKLAREFAGIAQKLYRIFVQKDCSLIEINPLVKLGSGSLLALDAKINFDDNADFRHKEWEEMRDLSAEEPTEVEAKAAGLTYIKLAGNVGCVVNGAGLAMATMDLIKRYGGEPANFLDVGGSSSPEKMVTAMRIILSDPNVKAILINIFGGITRCDDIATGLLQAQKQADIRVPLVARLTGTNAEKAREILKGSAVTPADSMADAVKKAVALAGGAK, from the coding sequence ATGAAAATCCACGAGTATCAGGCTAAAGAGGTATTTGCAGCATTCGGGATTCCGGTTCCCCGAGAACGGGTGGCGGCGAGGTCAGACGAGGCAGCGTCGCTGGCCCGTGAGTTGGGAATGCCGGTGGTGATAAAGGCGCAGGTGCTGGTCGGCGGCCGCGGCAAAGCGGGCGGTGTGAAGAAGGTGGAGAGCCACGACCAGGTCGAATCGGTTGCCGGCAGCATCATCGGGATGGACATCAAGGGACTCCGGGTCAACAAGGTGCTCGTCTCGGAGTGCGTGGACATCAGGAGCGAGGCGTACGTCGGCATAGTTGTCGACCGCGCGACCCGCGCGCCGGTGCTGATGGCGTCGGCGGCCGGCGGGGTGGAGATCGAAGAGGTGGCCAAGGCGACGCCGGAGAAGATTCTGAAGACCGCCATCGACCCGGCTGCGGGGCTGCTCGGTTTCCAGGCCCGGAACATCGGCATGGCCCTGTACGGCGACGCGAAGCTGGCACGCGAGTTCGCCGGTATCGCCCAGAAGCTCTACCGCATCTTCGTGCAGAAGGACTGCTCGCTCATCGAGATCAACCCGCTGGTGAAGCTCGGGTCCGGTTCGTTGCTCGCGCTGGACGCGAAGATCAACTTCGACGACAATGCGGACTTCCGGCACAAGGAGTGGGAGGAGATGCGCGACCTGTCGGCCGAGGAGCCGACCGAGGTAGAGGCCAAGGCCGCGGGTCTGACGTACATCAAGCTGGCGGGCAACGTCGGCTGCGTGGTGAACGGGGCCGGGCTGGCGATGGCGACGATGGACCTGATCAAGCGCTACGGCGGGGAGCCGGCCAATTTCCTCGACGTGGGCGGCTCGTCCTCGCCGGAGAAGATGGTGACGGCGATGCGTATCATCCTCTCCGACCCGAACGTGAAGGCCATCCTTATCAACATCTTCGGTGGTATCACCCGCTGCGACGATATCGCCACCGGGCTTCTGCAGGCGCAGAAGCAGGCCGACATCAGGGTGCCGTTGGTGGCGCGGCTGACAGGGACCAACGCCGAGAAGGCGCGCGAGATACTGAAAGGCAGTGCGGTGACCCCGGCCGATTCGATGGCCGATGCGGTCAAGAAGGCGGTTGCTCTCGCCGGAGGTGCGAAGTGA
- the sucD gene encoding succinate--CoA ligase subunit alpha, giving the protein MSIIVDKNTRLIVQGITGRDGAFHAKAMKEYGTQVVGGVTPGKGGQTVEGLPVFDSVEDAVRKTAANASIIFVPASFATDAMYECIASGLDLVVCISEGVPTMDMVKVLDYAKGAKTRILGPNCPGVISPGKAKVGIMPAASFKPGCVGVVSRSGTLTYEMAAQTAEFGQSTVVGIGGDPVIGTNFIDCLRMFNDDLETKAIVVVGEIGGTDEEKAAEFVRQHVKKPVLGFIAGQTAPPGKRMGHAGAIISGGSGTAPEKIKAFEAAGITVVHEPQEIGPKLKERL; this is encoded by the coding sequence GTGAGTATCATTGTCGACAAGAACACGCGACTGATTGTGCAGGGGATTACCGGTCGCGACGGCGCGTTCCACGCCAAGGCGATGAAGGAGTACGGTACGCAGGTTGTCGGCGGAGTGACCCCGGGCAAGGGTGGCCAGACGGTCGAGGGACTGCCGGTGTTCGACTCGGTTGAGGACGCGGTGAGGAAGACGGCCGCGAACGCGTCCATCATCTTCGTGCCGGCGTCCTTTGCCACCGACGCGATGTACGAGTGCATCGCCTCCGGCCTCGACCTCGTGGTTTGTATCAGCGAGGGCGTGCCGACGATGGACATGGTGAAGGTGCTCGACTACGCCAAGGGCGCGAAGACGCGGATACTCGGGCCGAACTGCCCGGGTGTGATATCGCCGGGAAAGGCCAAGGTCGGCATCATGCCCGCGGCCAGCTTCAAGCCGGGCTGCGTGGGCGTGGTTTCGCGGTCAGGAACGCTGACCTACGAGATGGCGGCCCAGACCGCCGAGTTCGGCCAGTCAACCGTGGTTGGCATCGGCGGCGATCCGGTCATCGGTACCAACTTCATCGACTGTCTCCGGATGTTCAACGACGACCTTGAGACCAAGGCGATAGTGGTGGTCGGGGAGATCGGCGGCACCGACGAGGAGAAGGCGGCCGAATTCGTCCGGCAGCATGTGAAGAAGCCCGTCCTCGGGTTCATCGCCGGCCAGACCGCTCCGCCGGGGAAGCGGATGGGGCATGCCGGGGCAATCATCTCCGGTGGGTCCGGGACAGCGCCCGAGAAGATCAAGGCGTTTGAGGCCGCCGGCATCACGGTTGTCCACGAACCTCAGGAGATCGGGCCGAAGCTGAAAGAGCGCCTGTAG